From one Chiloscyllium plagiosum isolate BGI_BamShark_2017 chromosome 24, ASM401019v2, whole genome shotgun sequence genomic stretch:
- the LOC122562317 gene encoding WAP, Kazal, immunoglobulin, Kunitz and NTR domain-containing protein 2-like, which yields MCCIPLAVIRRLSLGVQLLTLLSVAAHYVAGARIKYSHAGICPNEMSPSLWVDAQSTCLRECETDQDCETFEKCCPNVCGMKSCVAARYMAVKGRKGPVGMPRGATCDRFMCVQQGSECDIWDGQPVCKCKDRCEKEPHFTCASDGLTYYNKCYMDAEACTKGITLTVVTCTHQVAWPHTSPMTMQTTARPTTADLLTTSQDVVPPALLSNPVHQSTYVGGTVSFLCDVSGRPRPEVTWEKELEGRENIIMRPNHVNGNVVVTNIGQLVIYNAQLQDAGIYTCTARNAGGFLRANVPLSVIKREDLMRQNSANTTQIPATECLKQPDRGSCGEPQIRWYYDPKKNNCFTFNYGRCDGNMNHFETYEACMSTCMNEPVNICNLPALQGPCKVWDPRWAYNSLMKQCQSFIYGGCGGNENNFESRETCEEICPYPRSQQCKVCKPRFKIVTSYCKSDYVIVGRMTELTEDADSGRALFTVDRVLKDEKMGLQFFGSEVLEITLLNMDWNCPCPNMTTEDGPLIVMGDVHNGMAVLQPHSFVRTVNEKRIKKLFEVKDKKTCDLLRELTGLQ from the exons ATGTGCTGTATTCCGCTGGCTGTGATCAGGAGGCTGTCTCTGGGAGTTCAGCTCCTCACCTTACTGTCTGTGGCTGCTCACTATGTGGCTGGGGCACGGATCAAATACTCCCACGCTGGGATTTGTCCCAATGAGATGAGTCCCAGCCTCTGGGTAGACGCACAGAGCACCTGCCTCCGGGAGTGTGAGACCGACCAG GACTGTGAAACGTTTGAGAAGTGTTGTCCGAACGTGTGTGGTATGAAGAGTTGTGTTGCTGCCAGGTACATGGCTGTTAAAGGGAGGAAGGGCCCAGTTGGGATGCCTCGGGGAGCCACTTGTGACCGCTTCATGTGTGTCCAGCAGGGCTCTGAGTGTGACATCTGGGACGGGCAGCCTGTGTGCAAGTGCAAGGATCGGTGTGAGAAGGAGCCACACTTTACCTGTGCCTCTGATGGGTTAACGTACTACAACAAATGTTACATGGATGCTGAGGCATGTACCAAGGGCATCACCCTAACTGTGGTCACATGTACCCACCAGGTGGCCTGGCCACACACTAGCCCCATGACAATGCAGACCACTGCCCGGCCCACCACGGCCGACTTGCTCACCACCTCCCAGGACGTGGTGCCACCAGCTTTGCTTTCCAACCCGGTCCACCAGTCCACCTACGTGGGAGGCACAGTCAGCTTCCTCTGCGATGTCAGTGGCAGACCAAGGCCCGAGGTCACATGGGAGAAGGAGCTGGAAGGGAGGGAGAACATCATCATGAGGCCCAACCATGTCAATGGCAATGTGGTGGTCACTAACATTGGCCAGCTGGTCATTTACAATGCTCAGCTGCAAGACGCTGGGATCTACACCTGCACAGCCCGCAATGCTGGAGGCTTCCTGAGGGCGAATGTTCCACTCTCAGTGATCAAACGGGAAGACCTGATGAGGCAGAACTCTGCCAACACAACTCAGATCCCAGCGACCGAGTGTCTGAAACAGCCCGACCGTGGCAGCTGTGGAGAGCCTCAGATCAGATGGTATTATGACCCCAAGAAAAACAACTGCTTCACCTTTAATTACGGACGCTGCGATGGGAACATGAACCACTTTGAGACCTATGAGGCTTGTATGTCAACATGCATGAATGAGCCAGTCAATATCTGCAATCTGCCTGCTCTCCAGGGTCCCTGTAAGGTCTGGGATCCCCGCTGGGCCTACAACAGCCTGATGAAGCAGTGTCAATCCTTCATCTACGGAGGCTGTGGGGGCAATGAGAACAATTTTGAAAGCAGGGAGACCTGTGAGGAAATCTGTCCATACCCCAGGAGCCAGCAATGTAAGGTCTGCAAACCACGCTTCAAAATAGTGACAAGCTATTGCAAGAGTGACTATGTGATAGTTGGCCGCATGACTGAACTGACAGAAGATGCAGACTCTGGCCGAGCATTGTTCACTGTAGACAGAGTCCTGAAGGATGAGAAGATGGGGCTTCAGTTCTTTGGCAGTGAGGTCCTGGAGATCACACTCTTAAACATGGACTGGAACTGCCCCTGTCCCAACATGACCACAGAAGATGGTCCTCTGATTGTCATGGGAGATGTCCACAATGGGATGGCTGTTCTCCAGCCCCATAGTTTTGTGAGGACTGTGAATGAGAAACGGATCAAGAAGCTGTTTGAAGTCAAAGATAAGAAAACCTGTGACCTCTTAAGAGAACTGACTGGACTTCAATAG